A genome region from Arachis duranensis cultivar V14167 chromosome 6, aradu.V14167.gnm2.J7QH, whole genome shotgun sequence includes the following:
- the LOC107495802 gene encoding cold-regulated protein 27, whose protein sequence is MNNNNHFNARGEDLLTRASSPTESSSRRHHPMHMQEGVRETETMKTTEWTDEKHSMYLKSIEASFVNQLYDSKHIPRKPPSNHNPPSTSGQFKVLQRGCWQKINFERENPHLIRNNNNNNHHQCHDLTSNPWIQHYRCQSKQRGAVPSLQESVTSTNKVVGLIHQRKNHGDSSVIPRQQHLHLSHHICHEDMLSSDTEVSDQNFVDEQVEEEKESKRNKVKRQRASTIDEKGNDQMVPNKSSSTGGGAKNWFHAT, encoded by the exons ATGAACAATAATAATCATTTCAACGCAAGAGGAGAAGATCTTCTAACTCGGGCGAGTTCACCCACCGAGTCGTCATCACGCCGCCACCACCCTATGCATATGCAG GAAGGTGTTAGGGAAACAGAAACAATGAAGACAACAGAGTGGACAGATGAGAAACACAGCATGTATCTGAAATCAATAGAAGCATCTTTTGTTAATCAGTTATATGATTCTAAGCACATTCCAAGAAAACCACCTTCTAACCATAATCCTCCTTCCACTTCTGGCCAG TTCAAGGTTCTTCAACGTGGATGCTGgcaaaagataaattttgagAGGGAGAATCCACATTTGATTAggaataacaacaataataatcatcatcaatgCCATGATTTAACATCAAATCCATGGATTCAGCACTACAGATGTCAAAGCAAACAGAGAGGTGCAGTTCCATCCCTTCAAGAAAGTGTTACTTCAACAAACAAAGTTGTTGGTTTAATCCATCAAAGGAAGAATCATGGAGATTCCTCTGTTATACCAAGGCAGCAGCATCTTCATTTGTCTCATCATATCTGCCATGAAGACATGCTTTCTAGTGATACAG AGGTGTCAGATCAGAACTTTGTTGATGAACAAGTGGAAGAGGAAAAggaaagcaaaagaaacaaagtCAAGAGGCAGAGAGCTTCAACAATTGATGAAAAAGGCAATGATCag ATGGTTCCAAACAAATCTTCTTCTACAGGTGGTGGTGCCAAGAATTGGTTTCATGCTACTTAG